From Symphalangus syndactylus isolate Jambi chromosome 17, NHGRI_mSymSyn1-v2.1_pri, whole genome shotgun sequence, one genomic window encodes:
- the FOSB gene encoding protein FosB isoform X5, with the protein MFQAFPGDYDSGSRCSSSPSAESQYLSSVDSFGSPPTAAASQECAGLGEMPGSFVPTVTAITTSQDLQWLVQPTLISSMAQSQGQPLASQPPVVDPYDMPGTSYSTPGMSGYSSGGASGSGGPSTSGTTSGPGPARPARARPRRPREETLTPEEEEKRRVRRERNKLAAAKCRNRRRELTDRLQAETDQLEEEKAELESEIAELQKEKERLEFVLVAHKPGCKIPYEEGPGPGPLAEVRDFEVQVLGDPFPVVNPSYTSSFVLTCPEVSAFAGAQRTSGSDQPSDPLNSPSLLAL; encoded by the exons ATGTTTCAGGCTTTCCCCGGAGACTACGACTCCGGCTCCCGGTGCAGCTCCTCACCTTCTGCCGAGTCTCAATATCTGTCTTCGGTGGACTCTTTCGGCAGTCCACCCACCGCCGCCGCCTCCCAG GAGTGCGCCGGTCTCGGGGAAATGCCCGGTTCCTTCGTGCCCACGGTCACCGCGATCACAACCAGCCAGGACCTCCAGTGGCTTGTGCAACCCACCCTCATCTCTTCCATGGCCCAGTCCCAGGGGCAGCCACTGGCCTCCCAGCCCCCGGTCGTCGACCCCTACGACATGCCGGGAACCAGCTACTCCACGCCAGGCATGAGTGGCTACAGCAGTGGCGGAGCGAGTGGCAGTGGTGGGCCTTCCACCAGCGGAACTACCAGTGGGCCTGGGCCTGCCCGCCCAGCCCGAGCCCGGCCTAGGAGACCCCGAGAGGAGACG CTTACcccagaggaagaggagaagcgAAGGGTGCGCCGGGAACGAAATAAACTAGCAGCAGCTAAATGCAGGAACCGGCGGAGGGAGCTGACCGACCGACTCCAGGCG GAGACAGATCAGttggaggaagaaaaagcagaGCTGGAGTCGGAGATCGCCGAGCTCCAAAAGGAGAAGGAACGTCTGGAGTTTGTGCTGGTGGCCCACAAACCGGGTTGCAAGATCCCCTACGAAGAGGGGCCCGGGCCGGGCCCGCTGGCGGAGGTGAGAGATTT TGAAGTTCAAGTCCTCGGCGACCCCTTCCCCGTTGTTAACCCTTCGTACACTTCTTCGTTTGTCCTCACCTGCCCGGAGGTCTCCGCGTTCGCCGGCGCCCAACGCACCAGCGGCAGTGACCAGCCTTCCGATCCCCTGAACTCGCCCTCCCTCCTCGCTCTGTGA
- the FOSB gene encoding protein FosB isoform X3, with translation MFQAFPGDYDSGSRCSSSPSAESQYLSSVDSFGSPPTAAASQSQGQPLASQPPVVDPYDMPGTSYSTPGMSGYSSGGASGSGGPSTSGTTSGPGPARPARARPRRPREETLTPEEEEKRRVRRERNKLAAAKCRNRRRELTDRLQAETDQLEEEKAELESEIAELQKEKERLEFVLVAHKPGCKIPYEEGPGPGPLAEVRDLPGSAPAKEDGFSWLLPPPPPPPLPFQTSQDAPPNLTASLFTHSEVQVLGDPFPVVNPSYTSSFVLTCPEVSAFAGAQRTSGSDQPSDPLNSPSLLAL, from the exons ATGTTTCAGGCTTTCCCCGGAGACTACGACTCCGGCTCCCGGTGCAGCTCCTCACCTTCTGCCGAGTCTCAATATCTGTCTTCGGTGGACTCTTTCGGCAGTCCACCCACCGCCGCCGCCTCCCAG TCCCAGGGGCAGCCACTGGCCTCCCAGCCCCCGGTCGTCGACCCCTACGACATGCCGGGAACCAGCTACTCCACGCCAGGCATGAGTGGCTACAGCAGTGGCGGAGCGAGTGGCAGTGGTGGGCCTTCCACCAGCGGAACTACCAGTGGGCCTGGGCCTGCCCGCCCAGCCCGAGCCCGGCCTAGGAGACCCCGAGAGGAGACG CTTACcccagaggaagaggagaagcgAAGGGTGCGCCGGGAACGAAATAAACTAGCAGCAGCTAAATGCAGGAACCGGCGGAGGGAGCTGACCGACCGACTCCAGGCG GAGACAGATCAGttggaggaagaaaaagcagaGCTGGAGTCGGAGATCGCCGAGCTCCAAAAGGAGAAGGAACGTCTGGAGTTTGTGCTGGTGGCCCACAAACCGGGTTGCAAGATCCCCTACGAAGAGGGGCCCGGGCCGGGCCCGCTGGCGGAGGTGAGAGATTTGCCGGGCTCAGCACCGGCTAAGGAAGATGGCTTCAGCTGGCTGCTGCCGCCCCCGCCACCACCGCCCCTGCCCTTCCAGACCAGCCAAGACGCACCCCCCAACCTGACGGCTTCTCTCTTTACACACAGTGAAGTTCAAGTCCTCGGCGACCCCTTCCCCGTTGTTAACCCTTCGTACACTTCTTCGTTTGTCCTCACCTGCCCGGAGGTCTCCGCGTTCGCCGGCGCCCAACGCACCAGCGGCAGTGACCAGCCTTCCGATCCCCTGAACTCGCCCTCCCTCCTCGCTCTGTGA
- the FOSB gene encoding protein FosB isoform X2 — translation MFQAFPGDYDSGSRCSSSPSAESQYLSSVDSFGSPPTAAASQECAGLGEMPGSFVPTVTAITTSQDLQWLVQPTLISSMAQSQGQPLASQPPVVDPYDMPGTSYSTPGMSGYSSGGASGSGGPSTSGTTSGPGPARPARARPRRPREETETDQLEEEKAELESEIAELQKEKERLEFVLVAHKPGCKIPYEEGPGPGPLAEVRDLPGSAPAKEDGFSWLLPPPPPPPLPFQTSQDAPPNLTASLFTHSEVQVLGDPFPVVNPSYTSSFVLTCPEVSAFAGAQRTSGSDQPSDPLNSPSLLAL, via the exons ATGTTTCAGGCTTTCCCCGGAGACTACGACTCCGGCTCCCGGTGCAGCTCCTCACCTTCTGCCGAGTCTCAATATCTGTCTTCGGTGGACTCTTTCGGCAGTCCACCCACCGCCGCCGCCTCCCAG GAGTGCGCCGGTCTCGGGGAAATGCCCGGTTCCTTCGTGCCCACGGTCACCGCGATCACAACCAGCCAGGACCTCCAGTGGCTTGTGCAACCCACCCTCATCTCTTCCATGGCCCAGTCCCAGGGGCAGCCACTGGCCTCCCAGCCCCCGGTCGTCGACCCCTACGACATGCCGGGAACCAGCTACTCCACGCCAGGCATGAGTGGCTACAGCAGTGGCGGAGCGAGTGGCAGTGGTGGGCCTTCCACCAGCGGAACTACCAGTGGGCCTGGGCCTGCCCGCCCAGCCCGAGCCCGGCCTAGGAGACCCCGAGAGGAGACG GAGACAGATCAGttggaggaagaaaaagcagaGCTGGAGTCGGAGATCGCCGAGCTCCAAAAGGAGAAGGAACGTCTGGAGTTTGTGCTGGTGGCCCACAAACCGGGTTGCAAGATCCCCTACGAAGAGGGGCCCGGGCCGGGCCCGCTGGCGGAGGTGAGAGATTTGCCGGGCTCAGCACCGGCTAAGGAAGATGGCTTCAGCTGGCTGCTGCCGCCCCCGCCACCACCGCCCCTGCCCTTCCAGACCAGCCAAGACGCACCCCCCAACCTGACGGCTTCTCTCTTTACACACAGTGAAGTTCAAGTCCTCGGCGACCCCTTCCCCGTTGTTAACCCTTCGTACACTTCTTCGTTTGTCCTCACCTGCCCGGAGGTCTCCGCGTTCGCCGGCGCCCAACGCACCAGCGGCAGTGACCAGCCTTCCGATCCCCTGAACTCGCCCTCCCTCCTCGCTCTGTGA
- the FOSB gene encoding protein FosB isoform X1 produces MFQAFPGDYDSGSRCSSSPSAESQYLSSVDSFGSPPTAAASQECAGLGEMPGSFVPTVTAITTSQDLQWLVQPTLISSMAQSQGQPLASQPPVVDPYDMPGTSYSTPGMSGYSSGGASGSGGPSTSGTTSGPGPARPARARPRRPREETLTPEEEEKRRVRRERNKLAAAKCRNRRRELTDRLQAETDQLEEEKAELESEIAELQKEKERLEFVLVAHKPGCKIPYEEGPGPGPLAEVRDLPGSAPAKEDGFSWLLPPPPPPPLPFQTSQDAPPNLTASLFTHSEVQVLGDPFPVVNPSYTSSFVLTCPEVSAFAGAQRTSGSDQPSDPLNSPSLLAL; encoded by the exons ATGTTTCAGGCTTTCCCCGGAGACTACGACTCCGGCTCCCGGTGCAGCTCCTCACCTTCTGCCGAGTCTCAATATCTGTCTTCGGTGGACTCTTTCGGCAGTCCACCCACCGCCGCCGCCTCCCAG GAGTGCGCCGGTCTCGGGGAAATGCCCGGTTCCTTCGTGCCCACGGTCACCGCGATCACAACCAGCCAGGACCTCCAGTGGCTTGTGCAACCCACCCTCATCTCTTCCATGGCCCAGTCCCAGGGGCAGCCACTGGCCTCCCAGCCCCCGGTCGTCGACCCCTACGACATGCCGGGAACCAGCTACTCCACGCCAGGCATGAGTGGCTACAGCAGTGGCGGAGCGAGTGGCAGTGGTGGGCCTTCCACCAGCGGAACTACCAGTGGGCCTGGGCCTGCCCGCCCAGCCCGAGCCCGGCCTAGGAGACCCCGAGAGGAGACG CTTACcccagaggaagaggagaagcgAAGGGTGCGCCGGGAACGAAATAAACTAGCAGCAGCTAAATGCAGGAACCGGCGGAGGGAGCTGACCGACCGACTCCAGGCG GAGACAGATCAGttggaggaagaaaaagcagaGCTGGAGTCGGAGATCGCCGAGCTCCAAAAGGAGAAGGAACGTCTGGAGTTTGTGCTGGTGGCCCACAAACCGGGTTGCAAGATCCCCTACGAAGAGGGGCCCGGGCCGGGCCCGCTGGCGGAGGTGAGAGATTTGCCGGGCTCAGCACCGGCTAAGGAAGATGGCTTCAGCTGGCTGCTGCCGCCCCCGCCACCACCGCCCCTGCCCTTCCAGACCAGCCAAGACGCACCCCCCAACCTGACGGCTTCTCTCTTTACACACAGTGAAGTTCAAGTCCTCGGCGACCCCTTCCCCGTTGTTAACCCTTCGTACACTTCTTCGTTTGTCCTCACCTGCCCGGAGGTCTCCGCGTTCGCCGGCGCCCAACGCACCAGCGGCAGTGACCAGCCTTCCGATCCCCTGAACTCGCCCTCCCTCCTCGCTCTGTGA
- the FOSB gene encoding protein FosB isoform X4: MPGSFVPTVTAITTSQDLQWLVQPTLISSMAQSQGQPLASQPPVVDPYDMPGTSYSTPGMSGYSSGGASGSGGPSTSGTTSGPGPARPARARPRRPREETLTPEEEEKRRVRRERNKLAAAKCRNRRRELTDRLQAETDQLEEEKAELESEIAELQKEKERLEFVLVAHKPGCKIPYEEGPGPGPLAEVRDLPGSAPAKEDGFSWLLPPPPPPPLPFQTSQDAPPNLTASLFTHSEVQVLGDPFPVVNPSYTSSFVLTCPEVSAFAGAQRTSGSDQPSDPLNSPSLLAL, encoded by the exons ATGCCCGGTTCCTTCGTGCCCACGGTCACCGCGATCACAACCAGCCAGGACCTCCAGTGGCTTGTGCAACCCACCCTCATCTCTTCCATGGCCCAGTCCCAGGGGCAGCCACTGGCCTCCCAGCCCCCGGTCGTCGACCCCTACGACATGCCGGGAACCAGCTACTCCACGCCAGGCATGAGTGGCTACAGCAGTGGCGGAGCGAGTGGCAGTGGTGGGCCTTCCACCAGCGGAACTACCAGTGGGCCTGGGCCTGCCCGCCCAGCCCGAGCCCGGCCTAGGAGACCCCGAGAGGAGACG CTTACcccagaggaagaggagaagcgAAGGGTGCGCCGGGAACGAAATAAACTAGCAGCAGCTAAATGCAGGAACCGGCGGAGGGAGCTGACCGACCGACTCCAGGCG GAGACAGATCAGttggaggaagaaaaagcagaGCTGGAGTCGGAGATCGCCGAGCTCCAAAAGGAGAAGGAACGTCTGGAGTTTGTGCTGGTGGCCCACAAACCGGGTTGCAAGATCCCCTACGAAGAGGGGCCCGGGCCGGGCCCGCTGGCGGAGGTGAGAGATTTGCCGGGCTCAGCACCGGCTAAGGAAGATGGCTTCAGCTGGCTGCTGCCGCCCCCGCCACCACCGCCCCTGCCCTTCCAGACCAGCCAAGACGCACCCCCCAACCTGACGGCTTCTCTCTTTACACACAGTGAAGTTCAAGTCCTCGGCGACCCCTTCCCCGTTGTTAACCCTTCGTACACTTCTTCGTTTGTCCTCACCTGCCCGGAGGTCTCCGCGTTCGCCGGCGCCCAACGCACCAGCGGCAGTGACCAGCCTTCCGATCCCCTGAACTCGCCCTCCCTCCTCGCTCTGTGA
- the FOSB gene encoding protein FosB isoform X6, whose amino-acid sequence MFQAFPGDYDSGSRCSSSPSAESQYLSSVDSFGSPPTAAASQECAGLGEMPGSFVPTVTAITTSQDLQWLVQPTLISSMAQSQGQPLASQPPVVDPYDMPGTSYSTPGMSGYSSGGASGSGGPSTSGTTSGPGPARPARARPRRPREETLTPEEEEKRRVRRERNKLAAAKCRNRRRELTDRLQAETDQLEEEKAELESEIAELQKEKERLEFVLVAHKPGCKIPYEEGPGPGPLAE is encoded by the exons ATGTTTCAGGCTTTCCCCGGAGACTACGACTCCGGCTCCCGGTGCAGCTCCTCACCTTCTGCCGAGTCTCAATATCTGTCTTCGGTGGACTCTTTCGGCAGTCCACCCACCGCCGCCGCCTCCCAG GAGTGCGCCGGTCTCGGGGAAATGCCCGGTTCCTTCGTGCCCACGGTCACCGCGATCACAACCAGCCAGGACCTCCAGTGGCTTGTGCAACCCACCCTCATCTCTTCCATGGCCCAGTCCCAGGGGCAGCCACTGGCCTCCCAGCCCCCGGTCGTCGACCCCTACGACATGCCGGGAACCAGCTACTCCACGCCAGGCATGAGTGGCTACAGCAGTGGCGGAGCGAGTGGCAGTGGTGGGCCTTCCACCAGCGGAACTACCAGTGGGCCTGGGCCTGCCCGCCCAGCCCGAGCCCGGCCTAGGAGACCCCGAGAGGAGACG CTTACcccagaggaagaggagaagcgAAGGGTGCGCCGGGAACGAAATAAACTAGCAGCAGCTAAATGCAGGAACCGGCGGAGGGAGCTGACCGACCGACTCCAGGCG GAGACAGATCAGttggaggaagaaaaagcagaGCTGGAGTCGGAGATCGCCGAGCTCCAAAAGGAGAAGGAACGTCTGGAGTTTGTGCTGGTGGCCCACAAACCGGGTTGCAAGATCCCCTACGAAGAGGGGCCCGGGCCGGGCCCGCTGGCGGAG TGA